From Rhododendron vialii isolate Sample 1 chromosome 7a, ASM3025357v1:
CAATGATTCCAACAATATGCAGATAAAGGACATGGCACTGAAAATGTCGGGTTCCTGTAAAGGCTCTAGTAGCTACAAGAGAGGACAACGGCCCTTCCCAGAGTTCGACACCATCTCAGAAGGGGTCCCCTACCCCTCCTACATGCAACCAGGAAGCTCGAGCTCAACACCCGCGTGGGATTTTACTAGAACCGGTCACCGCCCGAGTGGATCAGATTCAAGGTTCACTAGGGCTTTTGGTGGTGACCGGACCCCTggaggtggtgaagtggtgCTAGATGATGAGGATGAACCCAAAGAATGGATGGCACAGGTGGAGCCTGGGGTTCAAATTACTTTTGTGTCTCTTCCTAATGGTGGGAATGATCTCAAACGAATCCGATTCAGGTACACAAGTGTTCTGTACAAATTCTTGCTCATGCACTATGTTCTCTTATAAAATTGGAAATCCAGGAAAAATGGCTCTGAATCTATTTTGCATAATCAGGAACAGAGAGCCTAAAAAGTAGACCAATGAGTTGAAGAATTTACCCTTGATTAAATAGACGGATTTTAAACACTATTAAACGCTTGGCAAGGGTGTGGAATACGTGTTCAACACGGATTAAACGCTTGAATCCCCTGTCTTTCATAATtggtgaaggaaaaaaaaaaaggtcacatCAGCAAGAAAAAATACATTTCTAACCTGTCATATGGATGACAAATAGAAACTCGATACATTTTCTTAGTGTTGTTTATTTTGGTAAATTTCTAAATAGTTAAACATGTTACCAAAGAATATTATCCACCGTAAAATACAATGAAGCGTTTAGGACACTGGACATATTCCCATACCCTACCCAGAACTTTGACACATATCGTTATGTGTTGAGGTTTAAGTTTAGAAAGGTTCGACACGTAACCATGAGCACAAGCCCGATACTTGTACCCTGGTCCATATAACATAGAAATTGACATTTATTGCCTTATTGGATTGCACGATGTATTGCTGGGCTTCCTTTTTTGTTGACCCTCGACTGGTGCTTCCTTTTTTGTATATTTTAATGCACGGGGGTGTTTAAAGAGTCCACGTTGAAAGATTTATGATCATCAGAAAGTTTTTACGTAGATCACATTTTTCAGAGTCAACCAATGCATGAACTAGACTTTTCCACATGCAACAAGGTAGGTGTGTGGGGAAGCTCATCTCCTCACAAGAAAACGTTCAGATTTTGGAATTTAACAAACAGACTATATGAAGTTTTTGGAATACCAAATTGCTCGATTGTTGATTTTTCTGCTGAATTTATTTTATCATACAAGATTTGATACTGATTTCTTGGAACATTCCAAATGTGAAGCCGAGAAATGTTTGACAAATGGCAAGCTCAACGGTGGTGGGGCGAGAACTATGATCGAATCATGGAGCTCTACAATGTTCAGAAATTCAATCAACAAGCTCTTGACACTCCCTCTAGGTCTGAGTGTGAGGTGAACCACTTATCTACTTCCCCACTTTCATTTCACTGGTTTCTGCTTTGctagattttgttttgtttgaacggcaacttgtccggaatcacaaaATCGTTCCCATATAAACTAAAATACACGTGTTTTGGTATGAAAATCCCTCACCCATGAGAAAGGAAATTAGTCTTTCCTGATTAATTATAACCACGATGACAAAATCCACATTTGCACATTTTCCAGTATCTCCAACTGAATATGAAGGTAAGGTTTACTTTCTCTTGTCCTGGTCTGATATTCATATAGTCATATTAGCGAGCCCTTTACCAACTTAAGAGGTACATATCTAGCATATCCCATTCACCTTTAAACATCCTTCATTGGGAGGACAAACACTATGATAGGCCTTTCTCTTTATTCAGACTAAAAGAAGTTCTACCACATTTTATTACCCCTTCTCTAATTTGGTCGCTACCTGACCCAACTCACCTCTGATCATCCTTGCATCAACAGGATAGTTATTGTGATTAACATTGTAGTAGGTTGGGGTTTGGAGATATTAGACATCTTAGATATACATGGCCCATTTCCTATAACTCaagtttttgagaaaatttgttttctaacatggtatcaaagctttggCTTGTAGAAGGTCTTGGCTTAAAGCCTATCCGTCTGCATTTGGTCCCCATTGGCATTGTATTTCTCTTCTTTATGGTTGATACAGTTCTTCATTCCCTGCTTGTTTCAGTGTTTTCATCTCTGCATCTAAGACAGGATTGCACATGATAAGGGTGATGGCCTAATAGATAACTTGATATACTTTGTCTGACCTACATGTTATCAAATTAACATTTCACAATATTAGTAGATTTAACAGGAGAGAGTCACTTAGTAATTAGTCCTTTATAAAGTTATCCATCCTTTACAGCTTACTTCGATACGTCACTACACAAGCTGACTTGTTATCTTTGATTCAATTCTTACTACTGTTTGCCTCCCTACCTTTACATAACCACTTACAActcaagttcaaaactttcaacAATAGGTAAATCACCAAATGAACTGATATGAAATTACCGTAGCTAATAGAATTGAACTCTCAACAATGCAGAGAGATTCTTCTTACTCGAAACTTGGATCGGCTAGAGAAAGCCCGATGGCTCCATCACTAAACAAAGAATGGACTCCAAGAAACTACTATAAACCTTCTGGGAGTAAGGGGTATCTCCCACCGGAGCATTTAGATCAAGGAGGCAGCCACCACTACTATGCTGCCGGGTCAAGTACTGCGTATGGCACCGGAGCCCCTAAGGGTGAGACATCATCAATGGACGCTTCAA
This genomic window contains:
- the LOC131334103 gene encoding protein Brevis radix-like 1, with the translated sequence MLTCITCSKRRNEDDDDDEVGARGTPSSRDSVKGLTSQIKDMALKMSGSCKGSSSYKRGQRPFPEFDTISEGVPYPSYMQPGSSSSTPAWDFTRTGHRPSGSDSRFTRAFGGDRTPGGGEVVLDDEDEPKEWMAQVEPGVQITFVSLPNGGNDLKRIRFSREMFDKWQAQRWWGENYDRIMELYNVQKFNQQALDTPSRSECERDSSYSKLGSARESPMAPSLNKEWTPRNYYKPSGSKGYLPPEHLDQGGSHHYYAAGSSTAYGTGAPKGETSSMDASRTTTSSRDEASVSISNASDIDSEWIEEDEPGVYITIRQLADGTRELRRVRFSRERFGEVHAKVWWEQNRDRIQAQYL